From Mustelus asterias chromosome 19, sMusAst1.hap1.1, whole genome shotgun sequence, one genomic window encodes:
- the tmcc3 gene encoding transmembrane and coiled-coil domain protein 3 isoform X1, whose translation MPDSVCADTAPPVPDKHCYRKEIMADQTEMSRLSLPGNMRRGGSDTNLNLSVTDGLLDFQRDRLTVDQLKQKILKITEQLRIEQELRDENVAEYLKLVNNADKQQSRRIKQVFEKKNQKSAQNIAGLQKKFDHYHRKLKDVEQNGSRNSKERLREGSGINARPANETVGGSSLEGGKGLPGVTLTPPSFVFNKPREIANLIRNKFGSADNIAHLKNSMEDFRREGGPRAFSGSATLVSKIKYMSDDECSSGSVSGDSNGISDFAASPKSNSLEREQNKLTAILDELREMKETQSQLSDEIENFKAQFKNDFRIITQTLQEEHYRSARLEDQLNDLTELHQHETIDLKQELASIEEKVAYQSYERARDMQEALGSCQTRLATLELHQQQQQVVQIENANAKVLLGKCINILLAIMTVILVCVSTIAKFSIPLMKSRLHVVCTISAIFLVFIFWRKWDQIQCLVDHIL comes from the exons GCTGATCAGACAGAGATGAGCAGGCTCAGTTTGCCAGGAAACATGCGTCGAGGGGGTTCGGACACCAACCTGAATCTTAGCGTGACAGATGGGCTGCTGGATTTTCAACGCGACCGACTGACAGTGGATCAGCTGAAACAGAAGATTCTAAAGATCACTGAGCAGTTGCGCATTGAGCAAGAGCTCCGGGACGAGAACGTGGCCGAGTACCTCAAGCTGGTAAACAACGCAGACAAGCAGCAGTCACGGCGCATCAAGCAGGTCTTTGAGAAGAAGAACCAGAAATCTGCCCAGAACATTGCGGGGCTGCAGAAGAAATTTGACCACTACCACCGGAAGTTGAAGGATGTGGAGCAAAACGGGTCGCGGAATTCCAAGGAGAGGTTGCGAGAGGGGAGTGGCATCAATGCGAGGCCTGCAAATGAGACTGTGGGAGGCTCAAGCCTGGAAGGTGGAAAGGGCCTCCCAGGGGTGACCCTGACGCCCCCGTCCTTCGTCTTCAACAAACCGCGGGAAATCGCCAACCTGATCCGCAACAAGTTTGGCAGCGCTGACAATATTGCACACCTGAAGAACTCGATGGAAGATTTCCGGCGGGAAGGTGGGCCCAGGGCCTTCAGTGGGAGTGCCACACTGGTGTCTAAGATAAAGTACATGAGTGATGATGAGTGCTCCAGTGGGAGTGTCTCTGGAGATAGCAATGGTATCTCTGATTTTGCAGCAAGCCCAAAGTCCAACTCACTGGAAAGAGAGCAGAACAAACTGACTGCCATCTTGGATGAGCTCCGAGAAATGAAGGAAACGCAATCACAGCTGTCAGATGAAATTGAAAATTTTAAAGCTCAATTTAAGAATGACTTTCGCATCATCACTCAAACGTTACAAGAGGAGCACTACAG GTCAGCGCGTCTGGAAGATCAGCTGAATGATCTCACTGAACTCCATCAGCATGAGACGATTGATCTTAAACAAGAGCTGGCGAGCATTGAGGAAAAGGTTGCCTATCAGTCCTATGAGCGAGCTCGTGACATGCAG GAAGCCTTGGGATCATGCCAGACACGACTCGCCACCTTGGAGTTACATCAACAGCAACAGCAAGTGGTACAGATTGAAAATGCCAATGCCAAGGTGCTGCTCGGAAAAtgtatcaacatccttctggctATCATGACTGTCATCCTCGTTTGTGTCTCTACCATTGCCAAGTTCAGTATCCCTCTCATGAAGAGCCGTTTACACGTCGTATGTACGATTTCCGCAATCTTCCTCGTTTTCATCTTTTGGAGAAAATGGGATCAGATTCAGTGTCTCGTGGACCATATTTTATGA
- the tmcc3 gene encoding transmembrane and coiled-coil domain protein 3 isoform X2: MSRLSLPGNMRRGGSDTNLNLSVTDGLLDFQRDRLTVDQLKQKILKITEQLRIEQELRDENVAEYLKLVNNADKQQSRRIKQVFEKKNQKSAQNIAGLQKKFDHYHRKLKDVEQNGSRNSKERLREGSGINARPANETVGGSSLEGGKGLPGVTLTPPSFVFNKPREIANLIRNKFGSADNIAHLKNSMEDFRREGGPRAFSGSATLVSKIKYMSDDECSSGSVSGDSNGISDFAASPKSNSLEREQNKLTAILDELREMKETQSQLSDEIENFKAQFKNDFRIITQTLQEEHYRSARLEDQLNDLTELHQHETIDLKQELASIEEKVAYQSYERARDMQEALGSCQTRLATLELHQQQQQVVQIENANAKVLLGKCINILLAIMTVILVCVSTIAKFSIPLMKSRLHVVCTISAIFLVFIFWRKWDQIQCLVDHIL; encoded by the exons ATGAGCAGGCTCAGTTTGCCAGGAAACATGCGTCGAGGGGGTTCGGACACCAACCTGAATCTTAGCGTGACAGATGGGCTGCTGGATTTTCAACGCGACCGACTGACAGTGGATCAGCTGAAACAGAAGATTCTAAAGATCACTGAGCAGTTGCGCATTGAGCAAGAGCTCCGGGACGAGAACGTGGCCGAGTACCTCAAGCTGGTAAACAACGCAGACAAGCAGCAGTCACGGCGCATCAAGCAGGTCTTTGAGAAGAAGAACCAGAAATCTGCCCAGAACATTGCGGGGCTGCAGAAGAAATTTGACCACTACCACCGGAAGTTGAAGGATGTGGAGCAAAACGGGTCGCGGAATTCCAAGGAGAGGTTGCGAGAGGGGAGTGGCATCAATGCGAGGCCTGCAAATGAGACTGTGGGAGGCTCAAGCCTGGAAGGTGGAAAGGGCCTCCCAGGGGTGACCCTGACGCCCCCGTCCTTCGTCTTCAACAAACCGCGGGAAATCGCCAACCTGATCCGCAACAAGTTTGGCAGCGCTGACAATATTGCACACCTGAAGAACTCGATGGAAGATTTCCGGCGGGAAGGTGGGCCCAGGGCCTTCAGTGGGAGTGCCACACTGGTGTCTAAGATAAAGTACATGAGTGATGATGAGTGCTCCAGTGGGAGTGTCTCTGGAGATAGCAATGGTATCTCTGATTTTGCAGCAAGCCCAAAGTCCAACTCACTGGAAAGAGAGCAGAACAAACTGACTGCCATCTTGGATGAGCTCCGAGAAATGAAGGAAACGCAATCACAGCTGTCAGATGAAATTGAAAATTTTAAAGCTCAATTTAAGAATGACTTTCGCATCATCACTCAAACGTTACAAGAGGAGCACTACAG GTCAGCGCGTCTGGAAGATCAGCTGAATGATCTCACTGAACTCCATCAGCATGAGACGATTGATCTTAAACAAGAGCTGGCGAGCATTGAGGAAAAGGTTGCCTATCAGTCCTATGAGCGAGCTCGTGACATGCAG GAAGCCTTGGGATCATGCCAGACACGACTCGCCACCTTGGAGTTACATCAACAGCAACAGCAAGTGGTACAGATTGAAAATGCCAATGCCAAGGTGCTGCTCGGAAAAtgtatcaacatccttctggctATCATGACTGTCATCCTCGTTTGTGTCTCTACCATTGCCAAGTTCAGTATCCCTCTCATGAAGAGCCGTTTACACGTCGTATGTACGATTTCCGCAATCTTCCTCGTTTTCATCTTTTGGAGAAAATGGGATCAGATTCAGTGTCTCGTGGACCATATTTTATGA